Proteins found in one Vallitalea guaymasensis genomic segment:
- a CDS encoding peptidase U32 family protein — MNKPELLIPAGSLENLEVAVLYGADAVYIGGQHFGLRAKAKNFSTEQMKEGIDFAHKHNVKVYVTANIIAHNDDIDKVYEYFDEIKEIKPDALIIADPGILTIAQEMLPDMEIHLSTQANNTNYKSVNFWHKLGVKRVVVARELSFKEINQIKENSPDTLDIEAFVHGAMCISYSGRCLLSNYMAGRDANKGECTHPCRWQYHLVEETRPNEYMPVYENERGTYVYNSKDLCMLEYVPELIDAGVGSFKIEGRMKTQLYVATVTRTYRKAIDDYFEDESKYRNNIPYYLDEIKKCTHRKFTTGFYFKRPDENEQIYNSNTYIRSYTFIGKVIEYNSAEQMVTIQQRNKFCVGDEVEFMATDGENYVTTIKEMWDEEGNLVESAPHPKQVIRFKIDKEFPKNTIIRLKSKEF; from the coding sequence TTGAATAAACCTGAATTACTTATACCTGCAGGAAGCTTAGAAAATCTAGAAGTAGCTGTTCTATATGGTGCTGATGCAGTTTATATAGGAGGACAACATTTTGGATTGAGAGCAAAAGCAAAAAACTTTTCTACAGAACAAATGAAAGAAGGTATTGATTTTGCTCATAAACATAATGTTAAAGTTTACGTTACTGCTAATATAATTGCTCATAACGATGATATTGATAAAGTCTATGAGTATTTTGATGAAATAAAAGAAATAAAACCTGATGCATTGATTATTGCTGATCCTGGTATTTTAACTATTGCCCAGGAAATGTTACCGGACATGGAGATACATCTTAGTACACAAGCTAATAATACTAATTATAAAAGCGTTAATTTTTGGCATAAACTCGGTGTTAAGAGGGTAGTAGTTGCTCGTGAACTATCTTTTAAAGAAATAAATCAGATTAAGGAAAATAGTCCTGACACTCTAGACATAGAAGCTTTTGTACATGGAGCTATGTGTATATCTTATTCAGGAAGATGCCTGTTAAGTAACTATATGGCTGGCAGAGATGCTAATAAAGGCGAATGTACACACCCTTGCAGATGGCAATATCATTTAGTGGAGGAAACTCGTCCAAACGAATACATGCCTGTCTATGAAAATGAAAGAGGTACTTATGTCTATAATTCAAAAGATCTATGTATGTTAGAATATGTTCCTGAACTTATTGATGCTGGTGTTGGTAGTTTCAAAATAGAGGGCAGGATGAAAACACAATTGTATGTTGCAACTGTCACAAGAACATATAGAAAAGCAATTGATGATTATTTTGAAGATGAATCCAAATATAGAAATAATATTCCTTATTACTTGGATGAGATTAAGAAGTGTACTCATAGAAAGTTTACAACAGGTTTTTATTTTAAACGACCAGATGAAAATGAACAGATATATAATAGTAATACTTATATAAGAAGCTATACTTTTATTGGTAAGGTAATAGAATATAATTCTGCTGAACAGATGGTTACTATACAACAGAGAAATAAGTTCTGTGTTGGAGATGAAGTGGAATTCATGGCTACTGATGGTGAGAATTATGTAACTACCATTAAAGAAATGTGGGATGAAGAAGGAAACTTAGTTGAAAGCGCTCCTCATCCTAAACAAGTTATAAGGTTTAAAATAGATAAAGAATTTCCGAAAAACACAATAATTAGATTAAAAAGTAAAGAATTTTAA
- the sigK gene encoding RNA polymerase sporulation sigma factor SigK, with amino-acid sequence MLFNFLTFILPGFYFTTSQSFPKPLSSVEEREYLIKCKEGDMQARNILIERNLRLVAHIVKKYNTTDRDMDDLISIGTIGLIKAITTFNIDKGTRLATYAARCIENELLMMLRNEKKHAKEISLQEPIGIDKEGNEISLIDVIETKADSIVDQVDLKMKIRLLYNKMKYVLGQREKTVIELRYGLNNGAEKTQREIANMLGISRSYVSRIEKKALSKLYKEFNGSR; translated from the coding sequence TTGCTATTCAATTTTTTAACATTCATTTTACCAGGGTTCTACTTTACAACATCTCAATCATTCCCTAAACCATTGTCAAGTGTTGAAGAAAGGGAATATTTAATTAAGTGTAAAGAAGGAGATATGCAAGCGAGGAATATTTTAATTGAGAGGAATTTACGCTTAGTTGCTCATATAGTTAAAAAATATAATACTACAGACAGAGATATGGATGATCTAATATCTATCGGAACAATAGGTTTAATAAAAGCAATTACAACCTTTAATATAGATAAAGGTACAAGGCTAGCGACTTATGCTGCTAGATGTATAGAAAATGAATTGCTGATGATGCTTAGAAATGAAAAAAAACATGCAAAAGAAATATCACTTCAAGAACCTATTGGAATTGATAAAGAAGGAAATGAAATCAGTTTAATTGATGTTATTGAGACAAAAGCAGATTCTATTGTAGACCAAGTCGATCTGAAGATGAAAATACGTCTATTATATAATAAAATGAAGTATGTACTAGGACAGAGAGAGAAAACAGTAATAGAGCTAAGATATGGGTTGAATAATGGGGCAGAAAAGACTCAAAGAGAGATTGCAAATATGTTAGGGATTTCTAGGTCTTATGTTTCTAGGATTGAAAAGAAGGCACTTAGTAAGTTGTATAAGGAGTTTAATGGAAGTAGGTAA